One Trichocoleus sp. FACHB-46 DNA window includes the following coding sequences:
- a CDS encoding endonuclease/exonuclease/phosphatase family protein — MVKVITINILFDLTEWQQRRDLLVRGLAAEQADLIALQEVKLPEDTSAWLAEQLSMPYVYLVPKTSNAEQQAHDGIAILSRHPFVEQKMLALQGQRRVAQCVEVRIDGQPLFFCNGHYYWYPGSHPQRDIQVQQVLDWLGKLPPDLPIVAVGDFNGTPDAPAIALMRQRFTSAYATHHGHEPEYTCPTPLVRRNWQKVLWHALRNLYFNRTLRPWRGTLDYIFVNHAVQVQNCQLILNQPAPNSRTLYPSDHFGMMADLKI; from the coding sequence ATGGTTAAAGTCATTACCATCAATATTCTTTTCGACTTAACAGAGTGGCAGCAACGCCGAGACTTGCTAGTACGTGGATTAGCAGCAGAGCAAGCTGACCTAATCGCTTTGCAAGAAGTCAAATTACCTGAAGATACAAGTGCTTGGTTAGCAGAACAACTGAGCATGCCTTATGTGTATTTGGTTCCTAAAACCAGCAATGCAGAACAGCAGGCGCACGATGGAATTGCAATTCTCAGCCGTCACCCCTTTGTCGAGCAGAAAATGCTGGCTTTGCAGGGGCAGCGACGAGTAGCTCAATGTGTTGAGGTCAGGATTGATGGACAGCCTTTGTTTTTTTGCAACGGGCACTATTATTGGTATCCTGGCTCTCACCCTCAAAGAGATATCCAAGTGCAGCAAGTTCTGGATTGGTTAGGGAAACTGCCACCAGACCTACCGATTGTTGCGGTCGGAGATTTTAACGGCACACCAGACGCTCCAGCGATCGCCCTGATGCGACAGCGCTTTACATCTGCTTATGCCACACATCATGGTCATGAACCAGAATATACCTGCCCTACTCCCTTGGTGCGCCGTAATTGGCAAAAAGTACTCTGGCACGCCTTGCGAAATTTGTACTTTAACCGCACGCTTCGTCCTTGGCGGGGTACTTTAGACTACATTTTCGTCAATCATGCTGTGCAAGTACAAAATTGCCAACTGATTTTGAACCAACCCGCTCCAAACAGCCGTACTCTCTATCCCTCCGATCATTTTGGCATGATGGCTGACTTGAAGATTTAG
- a CDS encoding NADAR family protein has translation MTIYFYVEREKPYGCFSNFSAHGFMLDDLYWATSEHYFQAQKFIGTPYLEKVRQTKTPKDAANMGRDRTLPLRPDWKQVKDDVMRKAVLQKFKAHADIRDILLATGDAMLVENSPVDYYWGCGKDGSGKNKLGQILMAVRETLRGNVEM, from the coding sequence ATGACCATTTATTTTTACGTTGAACGCGAAAAGCCCTACGGTTGCTTCTCTAATTTCTCAGCACATGGCTTCATGTTGGACGATTTGTATTGGGCGACGAGTGAGCATTACTTTCAAGCCCAGAAGTTTATTGGTACACCCTATTTGGAAAAGGTAAGACAGACCAAAACTCCTAAAGATGCAGCGAATATGGGACGCGATCGCACGCTTCCTCTTCGTCCTGATTGGAAACAGGTGAAGGATGACGTGATGCGAAAAGCAGTGTTGCAAAAGTTTAAAGCCCATGCAGACATTCGAGACATCTTGCTGGCAACCGGAGATGCAATGCTAGTGGAAAACTCCCCGGTTGATTACTACTGGGGCTGTGGCAAAGACGGCAGCGGCAAGAATAAATTAGGACAGATTTTGATGGCAGTGCGCGAAACTTTGCGGGGCAATGTAGAGATGTAG